ACGCCAGCTCGCGAAGGCGGTTGCTGAGCGTATCGAACGAATAGGTGGTCTCTTCGAAGATCTGCGGGTCGGGCTTGAAGGTGACGGTGGTTCCCGACTCCGTCGTATCGCCCGTAACCGTCAGCTCCTGCGTCTTGTCGCCGCGCGCGAACGCCATCTCGTGCACGTGCCCCTCGCGCTTCACCACCAGGCGAAGCCACTCGGAAAGCGCGTTCACCACCGACACGCCCACGCCGTGCAGGCCGCCCGAAACCTTGTACGAGCCGCCCTCCTGGTTTTCGAACTTGCCGCCCGCGTGCAGCACCGTCAGCGCCAGCTCCACCGCCGGCACCCCCTCGGTGGGGTGCATGCCCACGGGAATGCCGCGGCCGTTGTCGACCACGGTGATGCTGTTGTCGGCGTGGATGGTGACGTCTACCCGGTCGGCGAAGCCGGCCAGCGCCTCGTCGATGGAGTTGTCGACCACCTCGTACACCAGGTGGTGAAGGCCCCGCGCGCTGGTGGAGCCGATGTACATGCCCGGGCGCTTGCGAACCGCCTCCAGGCCCTTGAGCACCTGGATTTGCCCAGCGTTGTAATCGCTCTCTGCGCCGTTGATAGACATGGCCTCTGCGTGTTGCGGTTCTTGCGCTTCTACGACGGAATCGTCGGAATCTGCTGCCGTTTCAGTACACCGAAGCCCACCCGAACGTTCACGGTCCGGATGAGCTGTTACCGGCGTTCGCCGCTGGACATCACGAACACGATCTGCTCGATGCGGCCGTCCTTCTTGCCAGCGTTCACGTGCCGCATCAGGTCGTGCTTCATCATGTTCAGCTCCATCATCCACGCGCTGGTGCTGACGGCCACGAACAGGGTGCCCTCGGAAACGCGCAGCGGCTCGGTGACGGCGGCGATCCCCGGGCCCACGCGCTGCTCCCACTCGGGGATCACGGCGGCGGCCTCTACCTTGGGCGCCAGCCCGCTGCGGGTAAGGTAGCGCGCAAGGACGTCGCCCACGGCCTGGGGCTGTCCGGTGCTGGGCTCTCGCTTGCGGCTCACGGCGTGGGGATCTGGGGCGTGCAGGACGGAGGTACAATGTAGCATCGCGCGCGCGCGTACGAAACCGCGTACGCGCCCCCGCCTCATCCCGGGACGACGACGCCCTCGCGGATGCTCCAGCGGGGCAGCGTTTCACCGCGCAACTGGAAGTCGGTGGGCTTGGGGGAGGTCAGGATCACCTGCCCCCCCTCCTCGGCCTCGATCCAGTCCACGATGCGCTGCGAGCGGCCGGGGTCCAGCTCGGCGAACACATCGTCCAGCAGGATGATGGGCTCGCGGCCGCGCGCCTGGTGGATGGTCTCGGCCTCCACCATTCGCAGGGCGATGGCGCCCGTCCGCTGCTGCCCGCCGGAGCCGTAGGTGCGCAGTTCCAGCGTGCCGCTCTCGCCCTCCGTGGTGAAGCGCAGGTCGTCGCGGTGCGGGCCCACGAGCGTCATCCCGCGGCGGTGCTCGCGGTCCGCCGCCCGGGCCAGCGCCTCGCGGAAGGCGCCCGCGATCTCCCCCTCACCCTTGGCCTCGCCCATTTCGGGCGCGGAGGGCGCGTACGACATCCGCCCCGGCTGCCCGCCCGCCACGCGCTCGTAGTGGGTGCCGAAGCTGTTCGACCGCTCGGCCACCCAGCGGTCCCGCGCCGCCACGACCCGGCTTCCCGCCGTGACCAGCCCCTCGTCCCACACCTCCACCAGCGCGCGCGGGCTGCCCTTGCGCAGCAGCGTGTTGCGCTGGAAGAGCGTCTGCCGGTAGCGCTGCAGCGCGCCCAGGTAGCCGGGCTCCGCCAACGAAAGGACGAGGTCCAGGAAGCGCCGCCGGCCGCCCGGCCCGCCCGCCACGATCTCCACGTCCGACGGCGAAAAAATCACCGCCCCCACCTGCCCGAGGGCGCCGCCCAGCCGGTCAGGCTCGGCGCCGTTCACCGTGACCTTCTTCTTGCGCGCGCGCCGGTCGAACGCGGCCGAGACCGAGCGGTCCGCGCCCCGCGCGTCGGCCAGGCGCGCCTCGGTGCGAAAAACGTCCTCGCCGAAGCGAACCAGCTGCTCGTCGGGCGCACCGCGGAAGGATCGGAAGATTTCCAGGTAGTAGACGGCCTCGAGCAGGTTGGTCTTTCCCTGCCCGTTGTCGCCGACGATGGCGGCGCCCTGCGGCGGAAACTCCAGCACCTGCTCGGCGAAGTTCCGGTAGTTGCGCAGGTGCAGGCGGTGGAGGAACAACGGCGCGTGGGTGCGGGAAGGCGTGAGAGGCGTACTCAGCGAAGGCGGCGAACGCTGCGCTCGCCCACCTGGAACTGGAACGGCCGGCGCTCGCGCGACAGCCGCTTGATCTCGGGCCAGTGCTTGATCACCGTCTGCACGATCTGGCAGAGCCGCGGCGAGTTCTTTCCCGGCAGCAGAAAGAACGCTCCCACCAGGTGCTCGCGAAGCGCCGCCGCCTCGTGCACCTTGCGGGTGATGTTCACGTCGCGCGTAACGATGCACCACCCCCGCTCGCCGGCGTAGCGGATCCAGGTTTCGTCCGGCGTGGCCGGGGCAAAGAGCTCGTTGACGTGCTCCACCTGCTCGCCCAGGACGGTCAGTGCTTCGACCAGCCCGGGCGGCAGGTGGGCATCGAAGAGCAGGGTTACGCCGCCGCCCGCCATTCCTCGAACTGCACGGCGCGTTCAACCTGCGCGGGGGTGATCCGGTACATGGATGCCACGCGGTTCAGCGCCCGCCCCGCATCGTACTCCTGCTCGCCCGCGTACACGTCGGCCAGGGTGCGCGTGGGGATGCCCGCGTCGGCGAGCACGGGCGCCCCGAACGACACCTGGGGATCCACGACCACGCCGTTCTCGCGGCCCAGCGGCCACCAGCGCGTGGGCACGTCGGCCGGGTCGAAGTCCAGCTGCCCCAGGTACGGCTGCACGATGGGCTGAAAGGCGAGCTGGCCATGGCCCATCAGCGCCACCAGCGACTCGTCGCCCTGTACGTCGTCCAGCAGCGCGTAGATGCCGTGCGGATCGGCGAAGAACTTTCGCGTGGCGAACGGGTGCCCGGTGTCCAGCATGCGGGCGGCGACGCCCGCGGCTTCGTCGATCAGGTGCCACGGCGCGCCCGCCTTGCGGAACGCCTTGATGTACATCAGCTCCACGAGCTCGATGAACGTAAGCGCGCGCTGGCCCTCGATCTCGGGAAGCTCGGTGCGGATCAGCGCGGGGTAGCGCACGCGCTCGCCGTCGCGAACGCGCGAGTACCCGAACGCCCAGCGGCGCACCTCATCGGCAGGCGCCTTGAGGAGCGAGGCGGCTTCCGCGGGCGTGTAGATGCCAGTTCCAAGCATGTGCCCTCCCGGTCACGAGAAAAACCTACACAGCCAAAGATAACCCGAAACTCTCAGCGGCAAAAGGAAACATCGTGCTCGCACGCCGGTCAGAGCTCCACGCCCTCGTGGCGCAGCAGCCAGCGCTTGAGCGCCACGCCGTCTCCCTCCTCGGCCGAACCCATGTACCCGCCGATGCCCCCGTCGGACGAGAGCACGCGGTGGCAGGGCACGATGATAGGGATGGGGTTCCGCGCGTTTGCCTGACCGATCGCCCTCGCCGCCTTGCTGCGGATGGCCCGGGCGATGTCGGCGTACGAGCGCGTCTGCCCAAACGGAATGTCGCAGAGCGCGGCCCACACGCGCTGCTGGAACTCCGTGCCCTCGGCGCTCAGCGGCAGGTCGAAGTCGCGCCGGGTACCGGCGAAGTACTCGCGCAGCTGCTCGGCGATCCTCCACCCCATCGGGTCGTCGCGCGCGGGCTCTACGCGGGTGCCGGCGGGCGGGTGGTCGCCCTGCTCCCAGAACCGCACGGCGTTCAGCCCCTCGTCGGTGTACTCCACGAACAGCGGCCCCAGCGGCGACGACAGCAGCAGGCGATTCACCCGCGAGGTCGGCTCGATTCGCATCTTCATCGGCTTCCTTTTCCTTCTACCGGCCCGTGAACTCCGCCTTGCGCTTCTCGAGGAAGGCGGTCATCCCCTCGCGCATGTCGTCGGTGGCGGCGAGCAGGCCGAACAGGTTGCTTTCCATCGCCAATCCGTCGTCCAGCGACATCTCCATCCCGCGGGTGGTGCACTCGATGGCCAGCCCCAGCGCGATGGGGCCGTTGGCGATGATGGTGGCCATCATGAGGCGAGCCTCGGCCATCAACGCGTCCTTCTGGCTGGGCGCCTCCTGGCCCTCCGCCGCCTCGGGGCGCCGCACCAGCTTGTTCACCAGTCCGATGCGGTACGCCTCTTCGGCCTTGATGAACTGCGCCGTCAGCATCAGCTCCAGCGCGCGGCCCTTGCCCACGATGCGGGGCAGGCGCAGGGTGCCGCCGTAGCCGGGGATGATGCCCAGCTTTACCTCGGGCAGCCCGAACTGCGCGTTTTCGCTGGCGATGCGAAGATGGCAGGCGAGCGCCAGCTCGCATCCGCCGCCAAGCGCGAAGCCGTTGACGGCCGCGATCACCGGCTTGCGCGAAAGCTCGATCTGCCGGAACACGCGCTGCCCCAGGCGGCTGACGTCGATGCCGTCCACCGGCCCCATCTTCGCCAGCTCGGCGATGTCGGCGCCGGCCACGAAGCCCTTTTCGCCCACACCGGTCAGGATCACGCCGCGCACGTCGTCGCGCGCCGTGATCTCGTCCATCGCCTGGCCCAGTTCGCGGATGGTCTGCTCGTTGAGCGCGTTGAGCTTGTCGGGCCGGTTGATGGACAGCGTTGCGACCCGGTCCTGGACGTCGAGCTGAAGATTGCTGTATTCGGCCATGATGAAGGCAGTTCGTGAGTGCGAGGTGCGTGTGTGCGGAAGCGGCTTCCACAGGGCAACAAGCTACAGGGCGGACACCCTGAAAGCAACGCGCGTCGGAGGCGCCACAGGTGGGTTTGGGCGCCGGTCCATGGCGGGAATTACGGGGCGGGATCGACGAGAACGAGGACGACGTCGTTGACGTTGGTGCCCGTGGGGCCGGTGACGATCAGGTCTCCAGCGGCGTGCAGAAAGGTGTGGGAATCGTTGCGCCGCAGAGACTCGCGCGCGTCCAGCCCGCGGGCGCGTCCGCGGGCCACCGTGCCCCCGTCCGCGAACCCGCCCGCGGCGTCGGTCGGCCCATCGGTGCCGTCTGTGCCCATCGACGCGACCAGCACCCCGTCGTCGCCTTCCAGGTCGATGGCGGCCGAAAGCGCGAGCTCCTGGTTGCGTCCGCCCCGCCCGCGGCCGTGGACTGTCACCGTCGTCTCCCCGCCCAGCAGGAGCGCGACGGGCCGGTCCGGCCGCTCCGCGCGCGTGTTCCGGGCAAGGAGGCCCAGCTGCTCGCCCACGGAGCGCGCCTCGCCCTGCAGGTCGTCGGCCACGATTCGCGCGTGGTAGCCCAAGCGCTCCGCTTCGGCCACGGCTGCGTGCAGGGCGTCGGCGTTGCCGGCGATCACGTGCGCGGAGGCGTGGAGGAAAGCGGCATCGAACTCCTTGGGCGTTTCCGGCACCTCCCCCGCGTCGCCGGCCTGCAGGTGGGCGCGCACGGCGGGTGGAACCTGAACCTCATAGCGCAGAAGGACGTCCAGCGCGTCATCGTACGTCGTGGCGTCCGGCACCGTCGGGCCGGAGCCGATGGCGCTCAGGCTGCCGCCCACCACGTCCGAGATCGCCAGGGTAACGACGCGCGCCGGTGCCGCGGCGTGCGCCAGCCATCCCCCACCGATGCGCGACAGGTGCTTGCGGACGGCGTTCACCTCGCCGATGCGCGCGCCGCTGCGCAGCAGCCGCTCCGTCACCTCCCGCAGCTCCGAAAGCGCCACGCCCGTCACCGGCGCCGGCCAGAGCGCGGACGCGCCGCCGGAGAGCAGGCAGAGCACCAGGTCGCGCCGCCCCGCCGAGCGCGCCAGCCGCAGGGCATCCGCCGCCCCGGCCAGCCCACGCGTGTCGGGAACGGGATGCGCCGCCTCCCAAACTTCGATCTTCGGCAGTTCGGAGGCGTAACCATCCTTCGTCGTGACCGTCCCCGCGAC
This genomic stretch from Longimicrobium sp. harbors:
- a CDS encoding enoyl-CoA hydratase-related protein; its protein translation is MAEYSNLQLDVQDRVATLSINRPDKLNALNEQTIRELGQAMDEITARDDVRGVILTGVGEKGFVAGADIAELAKMGPVDGIDVSRLGQRVFRQIELSRKPVIAAVNGFALGGGCELALACHLRIASENAQFGLPEVKLGIIPGYGGTLRLPRIVGKGRALELMLTAQFIKAEEAYRIGLVNKLVRRPEAAEGQEAPSQKDALMAEARLMMATIIANGPIALGLAIECTTRGMEMSLDDGLAMESNLFGLLAATDDMREGMTAFLEKRKAEFTGR
- a CDS encoding DUF721 domain-containing protein; translated protein: MSRKREPSTGQPQAVGDVLARYLTRSGLAPKVEAAAVIPEWEQRVGPGIAAVTEPLRVSEGTLFVAVSTSAWMMELNMMKHDLMRHVNAGKKDGRIEQIVFVMSSGERR
- a CDS encoding DUF5615 family PIN-like protein, which produces MAGGGVTLLFDAHLPPGLVEALTVLGEQVEHVNELFAPATPDETWIRYAGERGWCIVTRDVNITRKVHEAAALREHLVGAFFLLPGKNSPRLCQIVQTVIKHWPEIKRLSRERRPFQFQVGERSVRRLR
- a CDS encoding methylated-DNA--[protein]-cysteine S-methyltransferase; the encoded protein is MKMRIEPTSRVNRLLLSSPLGPLFVEYTDEGLNAVRFWEQGDHPPAGTRVEPARDDPMGWRIAEQLREYFAGTRRDFDLPLSAEGTEFQQRVWAALCDIPFGQTRSYADIARAIRSKAARAIGQANARNPIPIIVPCHRVLSSDGGIGGYMGSAEEGDGVALKRWLLRHEGVEL
- a CDS encoding glycerate kinase yields the protein MTTALREHARVILDAAVAAADPRAAVVRALQREGSRLRIGGEREIDLAGTDRVLVIGAGKAVIGMVRGALEVLGDLIVAGTVTTKDGYASELPKIEVWEAAHPVPDTRGLAGAADALRLARSAGRRDLVLCLLSGGASALWPAPVTGVALSELREVTERLLRSGARIGEVNAVRKHLSRIGGGWLAHAAAPARVVTLAISDVVGGSLSAIGSGPTVPDATTYDDALDVLLRYEVQVPPAVRAHLQAGDAGEVPETPKEFDAAFLHASAHVIAGNADALHAAVAEAERLGYHARIVADDLQGEARSVGEQLGLLARNTRAERPDRPVALLLGGETTVTVHGRGRGGRNQELALSAAIDLEGDDGVLVASMGTDGTDGPTDAAGGFADGGTVARGRARGLDARESLRRNDSHTFLHAAGDLIVTGPTGTNVNDVVLVLVDPAP
- the recF gene encoding DNA replication/repair protein RecF (All proteins in this family for which functions are known are DNA-binding proteins that assist the filamentation of RecA onto DNA for the initiation of recombination or recombinational repair.): MFLHRLHLRNYRNFAEQVLEFPPQGAAIVGDNGQGKTNLLEAVYYLEIFRSFRGAPDEQLVRFGEDVFRTEARLADARGADRSVSAAFDRRARKKKVTVNGAEPDRLGGALGQVGAVIFSPSDVEIVAGGPGGRRRFLDLVLSLAEPGYLGALQRYRQTLFQRNTLLRKGSPRALVEVWDEGLVTAGSRVVAARDRWVAERSNSFGTHYERVAGGQPGRMSYAPSAPEMGEAKGEGEIAGAFREALARAADREHRRGMTLVGPHRDDLRFTTEGESGTLELRTYGSGGQQRTGAIALRMVEAETIHQARGREPIILLDDVFAELDPGRSQRIVDWIEAEEGGQVILTSPKPTDFQLRGETLPRWSIREGVVVPG